In Quercus robur chromosome 11, dhQueRobu3.1, whole genome shotgun sequence, the sequence TAGTCAGGCATCTACCAgcttttctttatattcttttttttgaatCCAAGCACTCCTTGTCGGCTTCTTTTTTGAATCTTATTAGTGCATTTGAGCGTGGTCTTCTCTCTCAACTACAAACTTTTCCCTTCTTCATGCCAGTTGAAACTAGAAAGAAGAGAGTGATAAAATATGTTACAGTGGTGAGTGCTGTACAGAAAATGTTCAGTCCCTGATGTCAGGCTTGATCTTTAGTGGGCCATTACCATGACTATTTTGCAACTTTGCATACAAAAGGCAATTACTTTTAACTGCTCCTTAAGCATGTTCATGTAGCCAATAAACCATAATGGTTGAATTTTTAAAGTCATGAACGCACCAAGTCTTGTAAACTTTGTCTTTTAgcacataaaaaaattgtaaatgctCTTTTAAGGGTCATGAGGGTTTGGACTAAGTTGAGTGGGAGTCATGCTCGatcaaatttttctttgattgataAGTTACACACGCATCCAATGGATCTTGAATCTAAGACCTCATCCTTATGGTGCcagttgagctagagctcattggccaCACTACGATCTACAAATTATTAGCCGTAAACCAAATTTTTCATTAGATGAGTACCATCTAGATGTGTGTGTCAAGATGAATGAAGTTAAGAAAAGAGGAAATGGAAAAGATAGTGTTGAACTGTTGATTAGTACAAAAAAAGTGAGATTCAAGAGAGATGGTTTCTAATGTGCAACTTTTAATCAGTGTATATAAGGGGAGTTGACCCCAATAactttacttgttttttttttttttttggtctgtaATGTATATCAGAGttaggatgaggatgatgaatgTTTTAATGCATATGCAAACTGTATGTCTTGCTGAATTAGGTCATGAGAAGATATTTTAGATCATCAAACATTAGAACACAACCATATGATTGGGGTTTATTGTAGTCATGCagcatcatatatatatatatatatagctataaATAGGCACATCCACACATTACTGCACTTATTCTTGCCAATCTTGTAATTTGATTCTGACTGCAATAGGATACATTTGATATGAGTATCAAAATCTTTCACCTGTGACTGCTCTACAAGATTACATAATTATTCAAATGTAATTCCACTTAGAAATTAGTATCAGAAGGCTGTATGGCACTTCGattaggtttttttgttttcaacacTTGGATTAGTTTTAAACCAAATAGATGTTTTCGTTAGCAAGACTAGGAAGTACCAAGTGAGCTCAAGACTCTTGGCAATATCATCTATATTAGCACTCAGAAGATGTAAGAAGATTAAAATATCTTATAAGCCGATGACCTTTATTGCAACCTTAATCATAGTAAAGAAGTTCCATACAGTAACTAACATTACAAACACTAACTTAATTCACAGCCCCACATTTCTTCCTAATTTGACCATTTTGCCCTGTGAGCACCCCAACATTACCAAGCTTTACCATCGATGCTGAAAAGTCATTATAAAAGTAATATTGATTCATAGTACTATAAAAGTTAACCATTGCAGCAGTTTGTGGATCCCCCATTAATGCTTGATCAGATTCAAGAAGCCCGGTGTTGCTCTTGAGGTTTGTATAATACGCATTATCAAACCTGTCAGTACTGGAGTCAAGAGGAGCAAGGTTTCTATTTGATGCATCTCTATTGGGGCATTTGCTTTGCAAATTCGAGAGGCTCGAAGGGTCCAGAGAAGGATCAGGTTTGCCAGAGCCTTTGAAGTCAAAGAGTCTCCCCTTGAAGGTAAAGCATTGGGCAAAGCCTATGGTGTGTCCTCCTAAAATAGATAGAAGCAGTAGTAAAGCTCTTTATGTTAAGAACATTTAGTAAGGACCATAGGGTGTGCTTGAGTGCTTGGAATATCCCATGCATGAAAATTCAATCAGTCCACTTTCTTTTTATGGCATTAGAAAATCAGcccaataattttttcttagaatttaaaataacacTTATCGTGTCAAATAGATAATATGATTTACgttaaagtatatatttatgttgaCAGGTCCATCTTTCCTAGTGGTTCTACCAGCCTGAAGTATGGCTTTTCATTGGAAATTTGATAAGAAGATATTGTTTCCTACCAGTTCCTTCTATAAAACACCTTAAGTCAAGCATGGGAATGTAGACCAGTCACTTCCTAGAGTAATTTTCCGGCCCTTTTTTGATGAATACTTCCTAGTGTACTTTTTTTAGTCAGCCCAAATCAAGATATGGTAAAGAACAAGAACCTGAGAGGACTACAAGATCCTTCAAGTCAAGACCCTTTGATATGAACTTGGCAGTGATGTTCTGTAGAGGCTCCACAGGTGATGGTAATTGAGTATTAGCATCCATCTCATTTGCTGTTGTTCCATCTCGTCGGCCTAATGGAACACGCCAATTAGGTCCTCCAACCTAATCAAAAagttgaaagaaaaagagaatagaaATACAACAATCTGCAAAATAAGGAACTGGATTTCATAGTTATCTTGGCGGGCTCCACATGTTGACCACCCTggcaaaataattaattattatatataaattttaaaaatttataattttattatccttaaaaaatatttgtaaccaCCCTAAAAATTTTTAGGTctaacataattaatttttggacaaaatttgacaacaaacttgattgtagACTAAAACTATAACtctacttaatatatatatatatatatatacatatatatatatatacatatatatatatatatatatatatttatgtgaattgtgaaaattcacgattgaattatatttttttttcttatattctccatatttacaaaatttcaagaaaatcaataatcaatagttatgttatcaattaaatctttaaattttgagtttttgtattctaaaattacataaaaatttaagtttagagatcaaataataaataacatccgattgacataaaatttgacatgtgtcttaagaacataaaaaacatgcaatttaaccgttaaattttcaaaatatatagtcacgttaatttttttagtgagagttgtagtcttaggctacaactaagtttgtagccaaactttatctttaaattttggcCCCTTTAACAATATACTAGGTCCTTACAAAAAGAGAAatctcaataaattttttatctaaCTAAATTTTTGAAAGAGATGCGACTGCAACATTAATAATAAGACTATTgcatatttcaaaataagaaaattcctATAAGAAAATTGTCGAACTGTGTGTGTTTTTTGGTTAATATAtaaagttctctttttattaaattttggttaATAATAACCACCTTGAAAAATATTCCTAAAACCACAACTGCTAACAGTTATATTTAAGGTGTTGTAAATACCTGATAAACAGCTTCACTTGCTGCAAGAGTCAATATATCGGCACAAGAAACAGTTGATGGGCAAAATCTTTCAACATCAGCCTTTATATTGTCGATGACTTCAAAACCTCTAAGTGATTGGCGATTGGGAAAGGCATTCTTCTCACTCCCATCTTTTGAGTCATCAAGAAGCACCGAGCCATCACAGCCCTACGCCAAGCAATCACACTCTCATAAAAAGTAATTTAACTGCTCAATAGAAGTCATAGTTGATGTACACAATCAAGAATGTTTGACATGAGGGTTCCACTCATTAAAATTTCCCAGTAAAAGAAAATAGATAGAATCAGAAGGGATTAAGActataaagtaaataaatttttttttggtaagtagagtaaataaaaatttgtactATGTTGAACAGTCCTGTTGGGGGTGCTATTACGTGTAACACATCCCATAACCATAGTTGCCATACTTATTTTCATCTCATGTCTGACACACTGAGCAGAATACCTCAATTATTTGCAACATAAAGGATGCATGAGAAAACTATTAAGTGGGCAATATACATTTTGTTAAGTTTCTCTTTTTTGAAtgtttactaatatatatatgtgtgcaCGCGCGTGTGTGTGAGAAAAGGCTAGAGATAACATTTTAAAGAACACTTACATTTACAAAACAATCGTGAAAGTGTAGCCGAAGTAGGGATGCAGCAATCCTGGTGTCGTTTTTTAGAGCTGACCAAACAAAGTACCTAACCATGTTTGACAAGCGGGGGCATGAATAATCATAGAAATTGTAATTAAGTTGGCTGGAAACAAGAGGAAGGATGAGAGGAGACAAAAACAACATTAAACAGAAGGGAATAGTGAAGTAGGGGAAGAGTTTTTGGCCCATAGCTGTGAGCATGAAGAAATTGCCGTGGAATGTTGATTATATGTAGTGGGTGCTTAGTGGTGATTTATATGCGGAAGGAAAGGTATATTAAAGTAACTTGATTGGTTAAATTCAGAAAGTGGCCATAGCAATACCACTAGTCTTGTGAAAACATAGTGGCCATAGCCATATCTGCAACTAAAATATcgcaataaaataatttagaagtGATAAGCATTCGATGGCATCATCTGTTTACTTTCTATTGACTTTCATGCAAaatatcaaacttaaaaaat encodes:
- the LOC126706361 gene encoding peroxidase 10-like; translation: MLTAMGQKLFPYFTIPFCLMLFLSPLILPLVSSQLNYNFYDYSCPRLSNMVRYFVWSALKNDTRIAASLLRLHFHDCFVNGCDGSVLLDDSKDGSEKNAFPNRQSLRGFEVIDNIKADVERFCPSTVSCADILTLAASEAVYQVGGPNWRVPLGRRDGTTANEMDANTQLPSPVEPLQNITAKFISKGLDLKDLVVLSGGHTIGFAQCFTFKGRLFDFKGSGKPDPSLDPSSLSNLQSKCPNRDASNRNLAPLDSSTDRFDNAYYTNLKSNTGLLESDQALMGDPQTAAMVNFYSTMNQYYFYNDFSASMVKLGNVGVLTGQNGQIRKKCGAVN